A genomic region of Eucalyptus grandis isolate ANBG69807.140 chromosome 5, ASM1654582v1, whole genome shotgun sequence contains the following coding sequences:
- the LOC104444673 gene encoding LOB domain-containing protein 4: protein MKESGGSRKQGTPSPCAACKLLRRRCAQDCVFAPYFPADEPHKFANVHKVFGASNVNKMLQDLPVHQRGDAVSSMVYEANARVRDPVYGCVGAISSLQQQIDMLQSQLAQARAEVVHLRVWQNATMSNHGPSPTSPSNSGSPSSRLMASHGKSIFDMDMMVDQPNLGDSVW, encoded by the exons ATGAAGGAAAGCGGTGGGAGCCGGAAGCAAGGAACACCATCGCCGTGTGCGGCGTGCAAGCTGCTGCGAAGGAGGTGCGCGCAGGACTGCGTGTTTGCCCCATATTTCCCGGCTGACGAGCCCCACAAGTTCGCCAACGTCCACAAGGTCTTCGGCGCCAGCAATGTCAACAAGATGTTACAG GACCTACCAGTGCACCAGCGTGGGGACGCCGTGAGTAGCATGGTCTATGAAGCCAACGCCCGCGTACGGGACCCGGTCTATGGCTGCGTCGGGGCCATCTCGTCTCTCCAGCAACAAATCGACATGCTTCAGAGCCAGCTCGCCCAGGCCAGGGCTGAGGTGGTGCACCTCCGTGTCTGGCAAAACGCGACCATGTCTAACCATGGCCCGAGCCCAACCAGCCCGAGCAACAGCGGGTCACCGTCATCACGGCTCATGGCCTCCCATGGCAAATCCATTTTTGATATGGACATGATGGTGGACCAACCTAACTTGGGAGACTCAGTCTGGTGA